The Kitasatospora paranensis genome has a window encoding:
- a CDS encoding nitronate monooxygenase, whose amino-acid sequence MSLDLAVPLVAAPMAGGGSTPALAAAVSIAGGLGFLAAGYLEADAMHARITEARELTDRPFGINLFVPGEAADPAAVAAYRAELLPEAAAAGVELPERIAPDRDDWDAKIERLVADPVPVVSFTFGLPSAAEAAALRAAGSLLVGTVTSAPEARAAAALGLDALCVQGPEAGGHRGTHRAADRPGTVPLLRLLAEVRAVTGLPLIAAGGLADGPGIAAALAAGATAAQLGTAYLTADESGAPAAHRAALTDPRFPGTVVTRAFTGRPARGLRNAFIDRHAAGAPAAYPEVHHLTRPLRAAAARRGDLDALHLWAGTGHRLARPGPAADLTARLWAAAVAAR is encoded by the coding sequence ATGAGCCTCGACCTCGCCGTCCCGCTGGTCGCCGCACCCATGGCCGGCGGCGGATCGACCCCGGCGCTCGCCGCCGCCGTCAGCATCGCGGGCGGCCTCGGCTTCCTGGCCGCCGGCTACCTCGAAGCCGACGCGATGCACGCACGGATCACCGAGGCCCGGGAGCTGACGGACCGCCCGTTCGGCATCAACCTCTTCGTCCCCGGCGAGGCGGCCGACCCGGCCGCCGTCGCCGCCTACCGCGCCGAACTCCTCCCCGAGGCCGCCGCGGCCGGCGTCGAGCTGCCCGAGCGGATCGCCCCCGACCGGGACGACTGGGACGCCAAGATCGAACGCCTGGTGGCCGACCCGGTGCCGGTGGTCTCCTTCACCTTCGGGCTGCCGAGCGCCGCCGAGGCCGCCGCCCTGCGGGCCGCCGGCAGCCTGCTGGTGGGCACCGTCACCAGCGCGCCGGAGGCCCGCGCCGCCGCCGCGCTCGGCCTGGACGCGCTCTGCGTCCAGGGCCCGGAGGCCGGCGGCCACCGCGGCACCCACCGCGCGGCCGACCGGCCGGGCACCGTCCCGCTGCTGCGCCTGCTCGCCGAGGTCCGCGCCGTCACCGGCCTGCCGCTGATCGCCGCCGGCGGCCTCGCGGACGGCCCCGGCATCGCCGCGGCGCTCGCCGCCGGTGCCACCGCCGCCCAGCTCGGCACCGCCTACCTGACCGCGGACGAGTCCGGCGCGCCGGCGGCCCACCGGGCCGCACTCACCGACCCGCGCTTCCCCGGCACCGTGGTCACCCGGGCCTTCACCGGCCGCCCGGCGCGCGGCCTGCGGAACGCCTTCATCGACCGCCACGCGGCCGGGGCGCCCGCCGCCTACCCGGAGGTGCACCACCTGACCCGCCCGCTGCGCGCCGCGGCCGCCCGCCGGGGCGACCTCGACGCCCTGCACCTGTGGGCCGGCACCGGTCACCGGCTCGCCCGACCCGGCCCGGCCGCCGACCTCACCGCACGGCTGTGGGCGGCGGCCGTCGCCGCGCGCTGA
- a CDS encoding aminopeptidase P family protein: MTGRPSPIPPNTGSHDLPVSPALDAFMATAWAPTPLPAEDRVAGYAAMPARRAALAAAFPGERLIVPAGRLKVRTNDCDHRFRPHSAYAWLTGLTGEDQVGHVLVVEPDGEAVLHLRPRSPRGGGSSEFYRDRRYGEFWVGRRPDLAEAERLTGVRTVHLDDLGKLLTGPQPPTRLLAGVDPELDALAGRPSAALRAGDDRLEAVLAELRLVKDAWEVEQLQLAVDHTTAGFADVVRELPAALRHHRGERWLEGTFDRRARAEGNGPGYETIVASGAHACVLHWIRNDGPLDASRLLLLDAGVETDTLYTADITRTLPLSGRFTGVQREVYELVLAAQEAGIAALRPGASFRDFHHAAMRVVAEGLAASGVLRVSAEEALHTDSGLHRRYTLCSSGHMLGLDVHDCAKARAETYLDGVLAEGHVLTVEPGLYLQPDDETLPLELRGIGVRIEDDLVITADGARLMSSALPRTPDGIEEWMGGLLG, translated from the coding sequence GTGACCGGTCGGCCCAGCCCGATACCGCCCAACACCGGCAGCCACGACCTGCCCGTCTCCCCCGCCCTGGACGCCTTCATGGCCACCGCGTGGGCCCCGACCCCGCTGCCGGCCGAGGACCGGGTCGCCGGGTACGCCGCGATGCCGGCCCGGCGGGCGGCGCTGGCGGCCGCGTTCCCCGGCGAGCGGCTGATCGTCCCGGCCGGCCGGCTCAAGGTCCGCACCAACGACTGCGACCACCGCTTCCGCCCGCACAGCGCCTACGCCTGGCTGACCGGGCTCACCGGCGAGGACCAGGTCGGCCACGTCCTGGTGGTGGAGCCGGACGGCGAGGCGGTGCTGCACCTGCGGCCGCGCTCACCGCGCGGCGGCGGCAGCTCCGAGTTCTACCGCGACCGCAGGTACGGCGAGTTCTGGGTCGGCCGGCGGCCGGACCTGGCCGAGGCCGAACGGCTCACCGGCGTGCGCACCGTCCACCTCGACGACCTCGGCAAGCTGCTCACCGGGCCCCAGCCGCCCACCCGGCTGCTGGCCGGCGTGGATCCGGAACTCGACGCGCTCGCCGGCCGGCCCTCGGCCGCGCTGCGCGCCGGCGACGACCGGCTGGAGGCCGTGCTGGCCGAGCTCCGCCTGGTCAAGGACGCCTGGGAGGTCGAGCAGCTGCAGCTGGCCGTCGACCACACCACCGCCGGCTTCGCCGACGTCGTCCGTGAACTGCCCGCGGCACTGCGCCACCACCGCGGCGAGCGCTGGCTGGAGGGCACCTTCGACCGGCGCGCCCGCGCCGAGGGCAACGGCCCCGGCTACGAGACCATCGTCGCCTCCGGCGCGCACGCCTGCGTCCTGCACTGGATCCGCAACGACGGCCCGCTGGACGCGTCCCGGCTGCTGCTGCTCGACGCGGGCGTGGAGACCGACACCCTCTACACCGCCGACATCACCCGCACCCTGCCGCTGAGCGGCCGCTTCACCGGGGTCCAGCGGGAGGTCTACGAGCTGGTGCTGGCCGCCCAGGAGGCGGGCATCGCGGCGCTGCGCCCCGGCGCCAGCTTCCGCGACTTCCACCACGCGGCGATGCGGGTGGTCGCCGAGGGCCTCGCCGCCTCGGGCGTGCTGCGGGTCTCCGCCGAGGAGGCGCTGCACACCGACAGCGGACTCCACCGGCGCTACACCCTGTGCAGCAGCGGCCACATGCTCGGTCTGGACGTCCACGACTGCGCCAAGGCCCGCGCCGAGACGTACCTGGACGGGGTGCTCGCGGAGGGCCACGTGCTCACCGTCGAGCCCGGCCTCTACCTCCAGCCGGACGACGAGACGCTGCCGCTGGAGCTGCGCGGGATCGGCGTCCGGATCGAGGACGACCTGGTGATCACCGCGGACGGCGCCCGGCTGATGTCCTCGGCCCTGCCCCGGACTCCCGACGGCATCGAGGAGTGGATGGGCGGCCTGCTCGGCTGA
- a CDS encoding winged helix-turn-helix domain-containing protein — protein MTAADPVLRALAHPVRLRMMSLLWTAPMSAAELARELGISHALASQHLRRLDAAGQVELAEVRARRGGRERRYRAVRGTPLSDRVDGTALLAEALAHNLRERAARRAADTPGVTCDAELWVDPQAWERARSRLAEAVAELHDAALPPHAAGSVRVSASVMAFPMTEDTPPDADGTAGTADGDGTAGTADGAGVSGAGADQ, from the coding sequence GTGACAGCCGCCGATCCCGTCCTGCGGGCCCTCGCCCACCCCGTCCGACTGCGCATGATGTCGCTGCTCTGGACGGCCCCGATGTCCGCCGCCGAACTCGCCCGCGAACTGGGCATCTCGCACGCCCTGGCCAGCCAGCACCTGCGCCGGCTCGACGCCGCGGGGCAGGTGGAGCTGGCCGAGGTACGGGCCCGGCGCGGCGGGCGGGAGCGCCGGTACCGGGCCGTCCGCGGCACCCCGCTCTCCGACCGGGTGGACGGCACCGCACTGCTCGCCGAGGCGCTGGCCCACAACCTGCGCGAACGGGCCGCCCGGCGCGCGGCGGACACGCCCGGCGTCACCTGCGACGCCGAGCTCTGGGTCGACCCGCAGGCCTGGGAGCGCGCCCGCAGCCGGCTCGCCGAGGCGGTCGCCGAGCTGCACGACGCGGCCCTGCCGCCGCATGCGGCCGGTTCGGTCCGGGTGAGCGCGAGCGTGATGGCCTTCCCGATGACGGAGGACACACCCCCGGACGCCGATGGCACCGCGGGCACCGCAGACGGCGACGGCACCGCGGGCACCGCAGACGGCGCGGGGGTGTCCGGCGCAGGGGCCGATCAGTAA
- a CDS encoding MFS transporter, with protein MRGRAAVLGERDFRIFLAGFTASQLGTGMATVALVFAVLERSGSPAALGWVMAARVLPMTVLLLGGGVAGDRLPRRLVMLGSDVVRVLAQAGVAALLLLPGAPPLGALLPLVALGSAAEAFFAPSLDGIVPSLVPAARRHDANVLLGMGRSAGTVAGPVLAGLLVAVTGPAPVLAFDALTFALSALALAALRTRPPAAAAATGPRSGLLADLRAGRRLFFGTTWLWAATLQAGLFNLVLWAPYLVLGPVASLERYGGARAWGLVVGCYGAGSVLGALALLGRRARRPLVAATVAGLGYAAPAACLALAAPLPVVAAGGVLAGVAQAVSGAQWSITLQSFVPAEALSRVGSYVTLGAFVLGPVGLAAAGPLGRAAGVRTVLAVGVLFHLVSNTALLALSSVRGLRLPEVAAGVPAHRGPAGPGADRHPVPPARG; from the coding sequence GTGCGCGGACGCGCGGCGGTACTCGGGGAACGGGACTTCCGGATCTTCCTGGCAGGCTTCACGGCCTCACAACTGGGCACCGGCATGGCCACGGTGGCCCTGGTCTTCGCCGTCCTGGAACGCTCCGGCTCGCCCGCCGCGCTCGGCTGGGTGATGGCGGCCCGCGTCCTGCCGATGACCGTGCTGCTGCTCGGCGGCGGGGTGGCCGGCGACCGGCTGCCGCGCCGACTGGTGATGCTCGGATCGGACGTCGTCCGGGTGCTCGCCCAGGCCGGGGTGGCCGCCCTGCTCCTGCTGCCGGGCGCCCCGCCGCTCGGCGCCCTGCTCCCGCTGGTGGCGCTCGGCAGCGCCGCGGAGGCGTTCTTCGCCCCGTCGCTCGACGGGATCGTCCCCTCGCTCGTCCCCGCCGCGCGCCGGCACGACGCCAACGTCCTGCTCGGGATGGGCCGTTCGGCCGGAACGGTGGCCGGACCGGTGCTCGCCGGGCTGCTGGTCGCCGTCACCGGGCCGGCCCCCGTGCTCGCCTTCGACGCGCTGACCTTCGCCCTGAGCGCGCTCGCGCTGGCGGCGCTGCGCACCCGCCCGCCCGCGGCTGCCGCCGCGACCGGTCCCCGCTCCGGCCTGCTCGCCGATCTGCGGGCCGGCCGGCGGCTGTTCTTCGGCACGACGTGGCTGTGGGCCGCGACCCTCCAGGCCGGGCTGTTCAACCTGGTGCTGTGGGCGCCGTACCTGGTGCTCGGCCCGGTGGCCTCGCTGGAGCGCTACGGCGGCGCCCGCGCGTGGGGTCTGGTCGTCGGCTGCTACGGCGCGGGATCCGTCCTCGGCGCGCTGGCCCTGCTGGGCCGCCGGGCCCGCCGCCCGCTGGTCGCCGCCACCGTGGCCGGGCTGGGCTACGCCGCCCCGGCGGCCTGCCTGGCGCTGGCCGCCCCGCTCCCGGTGGTGGCCGCGGGCGGGGTCCTGGCCGGGGTCGCCCAGGCGGTGTCCGGCGCGCAGTGGAGCATCACCCTGCAGAGCTTCGTGCCGGCCGAGGCGCTCTCCCGGGTCGGCTCGTACGTGACCCTGGGCGCCTTCGTGCTCGGGCCCGTGGGCCTGGCGGCGGCCGGACCGCTGGGCCGGGCGGCCGGGGTGCGGACGGTGCTCGCCGTCGGGGTGCTCTTCCACCTGGTGTCCAACACGGCGCTGCTGGCGCTGTCCTCCGTCCGGGGCCTTCGGCTGCCCGAGGTGGCGGCGGGCGTCCCGGCGCACCGCGGGCCGGCCGGACCGGGCGCCGATCGGCACCCGGTCCCGCCGGCCCGCGGCTGA
- a CDS encoding roadblock/LC7 domain-containing protein — MIPEPQVLTELRGLRATVPHLTGGLVATTDGLVVAHDTDGLEPEGLAALTAAALGVGARLIEASGQGGFRELLTRGENGYTATYAAGGYVVLTLFAGPDANVGRLHFEARRAGGRIAALADAALERSDRP; from the coding sequence ATGATCCCCGAACCCCAGGTGCTCACCGAGCTGCGCGGCCTGCGCGCGACCGTTCCGCACCTCACCGGCGGGCTGGTCGCCACCACCGACGGCCTGGTCGTCGCCCACGACACGGACGGGCTGGAACCGGAGGGGCTGGCCGCGCTCACCGCCGCCGCGCTCGGCGTCGGCGCGCGGCTGATCGAGGCCAGCGGCCAGGGCGGCTTCCGCGAGCTGCTCACCCGCGGCGAGAACGGCTACACGGCGACGTACGCGGCCGGGGGCTACGTCGTGCTGACGCTGTTCGCCGGGCCGGACGCCAACGTCGGGCGGCTGCACTTCGAGGCCCGCCGGGCCGGCGGCCGGATCGCGGCGCTCGCGGACGCCGCGCTGGAGCGCTCCGACCGGCCCTAG
- a CDS encoding transcriptional regulator, which yields MQPALRPDTRPVPRPVADALPEPVAQRFGRLPRRHRSGFAPATVFEAALTDLSADRATGALHGSAGTVHLVAGEVVHAESPAASDVAALLTSAGRISARTWADSVAGARGAAADHLVATGLIGRGELELCQLTAVMDAAYFALPQNDGPIGFLPGVRPALTLGRPLNVGTLRLGAGRRRTLLDRTWPAPQLDDAPVRPRTQSPWTERQLGSCSGRRRAVLAAADGYRTPTQIARLLGRSAFTTLLDIRHLAAAGLIEVPLPRTGSAPAAVTVRARHRAPGPALPPGAEPATAPSAPGTPAGARAPFPSSGPAVPRRVPLQAGPSPARAEVLLPPLGSSDIPPDPEIALLLRIRAALEARL from the coding sequence ATGCAGCCCGCCCTCCGGCCGGACACCCGGCCCGTCCCGCGGCCCGTCGCCGACGCCCTTCCCGAGCCCGTCGCCCAGCGGTTCGGCCGGCTGCCCCGCCGCCACCGGTCCGGCTTCGCCCCGGCCACCGTCTTCGAGGCCGCCCTGACGGACCTGTCCGCCGACCGTGCGACCGGTGCGCTGCACGGCTCCGCCGGCACCGTGCACCTGGTCGCCGGCGAGGTGGTGCACGCCGAGAGCCCGGCCGCCTCCGACGTCGCCGCACTGCTCACCTCGGCCGGCCGGATCTCCGCCCGCACCTGGGCGGACAGCGTGGCCGGCGCCCGCGGCGCCGCGGCCGACCACCTGGTCGCCACCGGGCTGATCGGCCGCGGCGAACTCGAACTGTGCCAGCTGACCGCCGTCATGGACGCGGCCTACTTCGCGCTGCCGCAGAACGACGGGCCGATCGGCTTCCTGCCCGGTGTCCGACCCGCGCTCACCCTCGGCCGGCCGCTGAACGTCGGCACCCTGCGGCTCGGCGCCGGCCGGCGGCGCACCCTGCTCGACCGGACGTGGCCGGCCCCGCAACTGGACGACGCGCCTGTCCGGCCCCGCACCCAGTCGCCCTGGACCGAACGGCAGCTGGGCAGTTGCAGCGGCCGCCGGCGGGCCGTGCTCGCCGCCGCCGACGGCTACCGCACACCGACCCAGATCGCCCGGCTGCTCGGCAGGTCCGCGTTCACCACCCTGCTCGACATCCGGCACCTCGCCGCGGCCGGACTGATCGAAGTCCCGCTCCCCCGGACCGGCTCCGCCCCGGCGGCCGTAACCGTCAGGGCCCGCCACCGGGCACCGGGGCCGGCGCTCCCGCCGGGCGCCGAGCCCGCCACCGCACCGTCCGCGCCCGGCACGCCGGCCGGAGCGCGCGCACCGTTCCCGTCGTCCGGTCCGGCCGTCCCCCGCCGGGTACCCCTGCAGGCCGGGCCCTCCCCCGCCCGTGCGGAGGTGCTGCTGCCGCCGCTCGGATCGTCCGACATCCCGCCCGATCCGGAGATCGCCCTGCTGCTCCGGATCCGAGCCGCCCTGGAGGCCCGACTGTGA
- a CDS encoding immune inhibitor A domain-containing protein, which produces MTGARPPSSRKDSVRAPTVRGPRRRAHHQCDIRRPGRHPRPGGPAHPAGRRPCGGRRPTGHGRPRGARTAARPAGAAQPGTAQPGAGAAQPGHSRPHPAGHRPREGADRRRLRPARPAAHRPGLRDPRPVRRPGRRHHAVPGTAALRRHPGPRHNTIPEPGRDDTHTYWKSDFSRDYYQRMFFDATPGADSVRNYYRTQSSGRYDIEGTVTDWVTLPWNEARYGSNKGPQGSGAWTQAQEFVRDATKAWYDGEIAKGRTAADVKAELARYDVQDRYDHDKDGNFDEPDGYLDNVIVVHAGVDETWGGGAQGADALWAHRSWAFPDPSGQSGPAGDRIGGTPVGDTGLYVYDYLQAGENSGVGLFSHEYGHNLGLPDLYPTSGGDNAVNFWSLMSSASYLGTGRRNTTGSYPGDLDAWSKLQLGWLNYDEAQAATRSSHALGVSGYNTDQAQAVLVHLPPGRTTTTLADPFEGAAQWWSGTGDGMDASLARTVDLTGRGSPAALDAAAWYDTEKDYDFLTVEASTDGGATWTPLHGTAGGAPIGDTPALTPGLSGNSGGWTPLHIPLDAYLGRPVQIRVHVTSDGNTHGKGVLIDAVKVTAGGTTLVEDGAEGGGAGWASAGFSVIRGRDAVQDHPGRTWWRTGATPGTAPTCAPARTTSAGRAWRARPG; this is translated from the coding sequence ATTACCGGCGCTCGACCACCCTCGTCCCGAAAGGACTCGGTCCGTGCGCCGACTGTCCGCGGCCCTCGTCGCCGCGCTCACCACCAGTGCGATATCCGCCGCCCTGGTCGCCACCCCCGCCCAGGCGGCCCCGCCCACCCCGCGGGCCGCCGGCCCTGCGGCGGCCGTCGCCCCACCGGGCACGGACGGCCGCGAGGGGCCCGAACAGCCGCCCGCCCCGCAGGAGCGGCGCAGCCAGGCACTGCGCAGCCAGGCGCTGGAGCAGCTCAACCGGGGCACTCTCGCCCGCACCCCGCAGGGCACCGCCCCCGCGAAGGTGCGGATCGGCGGCGACTACGTCCAGCTCGCCCGGCAGCGCACCGACCGGGTCTTCGTGATCCTCGCCCAGTTCGGCGACCAGGTCGACGACACCACGCAGTACCAGGGACAGCCGCGCTACGGCGGCACCCCGGGCCGCGGCACAACACGATCCCCGAGCCCGGCCGGGACGACACCCACACCTACTGGAAGAGCGACTTCAGCCGCGACTACTACCAGCGGATGTTCTTCGACGCGACGCCCGGCGCCGACTCCGTCCGCAACTACTACCGGACGCAGTCCTCCGGCCGGTACGACATCGAGGGCACCGTCACGGACTGGGTGACCCTGCCGTGGAACGAGGCCCGGTACGGCTCCAACAAGGGCCCGCAGGGCAGCGGCGCCTGGACGCAGGCCCAGGAGTTCGTCCGGGACGCCACCAAGGCCTGGTACGACGGGGAGATCGCCAAGGGCCGCACCGCCGCGGACGTGAAGGCCGAACTCGCCCGCTACGACGTGCAGGACCGCTACGACCACGACAAGGACGGGAACTTCGACGAGCCCGACGGCTACCTCGACAACGTGATCGTGGTGCACGCCGGGGTCGACGAGACCTGGGGCGGCGGCGCCCAGGGCGCCGACGCGCTGTGGGCGCACCGCAGCTGGGCCTTCCCCGACCCGTCCGGGCAGAGCGGCCCGGCGGGCGACCGGATCGGCGGCACACCCGTCGGCGACACCGGCCTGTACGTCTACGACTACCTCCAGGCCGGCGAGAACAGCGGCGTCGGCCTGTTCTCCCACGAGTACGGGCACAATCTCGGGCTGCCCGACCTGTATCCGACCTCGGGCGGCGACAACGCGGTCAACTTCTGGTCGCTGATGTCGTCCGCGTCGTACCTGGGCACGGGCCGGAGGAACACCACCGGCTCCTACCCCGGCGACCTGGACGCCTGGAGCAAGCTCCAGCTCGGCTGGCTGAACTACGACGAGGCGCAGGCCGCCACCCGCTCCAGCCACGCGCTCGGGGTGAGCGGCTACAACACCGACCAGGCACAGGCCGTGCTGGTGCACCTGCCGCCCGGGCGGACGACCACCACGCTGGCCGACCCCTTCGAGGGCGCCGCGCAGTGGTGGAGCGGCACCGGGGACGGCATGGACGCCTCGCTGGCCCGGACGGTCGACCTCACCGGGCGCGGGTCGCCGGCCGCACTCGACGCGGCGGCCTGGTACGACACCGAGAAGGACTACGACTTCCTCACCGTGGAGGCCTCCACCGACGGCGGCGCCACCTGGACCCCGCTGCACGGCACGGCCGGCGGCGCCCCGATCGGCGACACCCCGGCGCTCACCCCCGGCCTGTCCGGCAACTCCGGCGGCTGGACGCCGCTGCACATCCCGCTGGACGCCTACCTCGGGCGGCCGGTTCAGATCCGGGTGCACGTCACCTCGGACGGCAACACCCACGGCAAGGGCGTCCTGATCGACGCGGTGAAGGTGACCGCGGGCGGCACGACCCTGGTCGAGGACGGCGCGGAGGGCGGCGGCGCCGGATGGGCATCGGCCGGCTTCTCGGTCATCCGGGGCAGGGACGCCGTGCAGGACCACCCCGGGCGTACCTGGTGGAGAACCGGCGCTACGCCGGGTACGGCGCCTACCTGCGCACCGGCCCGTACAACTTCGGCTGGACGGGCGTGGCGGGCAAGGCCGGGGTGA
- a CDS encoding ArsR/SmtB family transcription factor, giving the protein MPVPLYQAKAEFFRMLGHPVRIRVLELLQAGPMPVRDLLADIDIEPSSLSQQLAQLRRSGLVTATREGSTVVYALAGADVAELLRTARRILTEMIQDQGVLLAELRAAD; this is encoded by the coding sequence ATGCCCGTACCGCTGTACCAGGCGAAGGCCGAGTTCTTCCGGATGCTGGGCCACCCGGTACGGATCCGGGTCCTGGAGCTGCTCCAGGCCGGGCCCATGCCCGTCCGTGACCTGCTCGCCGATATCGACATCGAACCGTCCAGCCTCTCCCAGCAGTTGGCGCAGCTGCGCCGGTCCGGGCTGGTGACGGCCACCCGGGAGGGCTCCACCGTGGTCTACGCGCTCGCCGGCGCCGACGTCGCCGAGCTGCTGCGCACGGCCCGCCGGATCCTCACCGAGATGATCCAGGACCAGGGCGTCCTGCTGGCCGAGCTGCGCGCCGCGGACTGA